From Actinoplanes oblitus, a single genomic window includes:
- a CDS encoding ABC transporter ATP-binding protein, whose amino-acid sequence MTSTPVLSIEDFSVDYLVEPVVHAVRNVSLELQRGEVLGLAGESGCGKSTLAYGIIRLLKPPAMITSGRAVFHSREGHEIDWNELHAEELRANRWEKISMVFQGAMNSLNPVISIRDQFEDVFTTHRPRMGRKERRERCAELLERVGVDRGRLTSYPHELSGGMRQRVIIAMAMALEPEVMIMDEPTTALDVVVQREILREITRLRDELGFAVIFITHDLPLLLEISDRIAVMRSGEIVELDDAAELYTNPKHDYTKQLLASFPSLTGDRGSFVRGAMDDRLLALDAVKVGDDK is encoded by the coding sequence GTGACGAGCACTCCGGTCCTGTCCATCGAGGACTTCAGCGTGGACTACCTGGTCGAGCCGGTCGTGCACGCGGTCCGGAACGTCTCCCTGGAACTCCAGCGCGGCGAGGTGCTGGGCCTGGCGGGGGAGAGCGGCTGCGGCAAGAGCACGCTGGCGTACGGGATCATCCGGCTCCTGAAACCGCCGGCGATGATCACTTCCGGCCGGGCGGTCTTCCACTCCCGCGAGGGCCACGAGATCGACTGGAACGAGTTGCACGCCGAGGAACTGCGGGCCAACCGCTGGGAGAAGATCTCGATGGTCTTCCAGGGCGCGATGAACTCGCTCAACCCGGTGATCAGCATCCGGGACCAGTTCGAGGACGTCTTCACCACGCACCGGCCCCGGATGGGCCGCAAGGAGCGTCGCGAACGCTGCGCCGAGCTGCTCGAACGCGTCGGCGTGGACCGCGGGCGGCTCACCTCCTATCCGCACGAGCTCTCCGGCGGCATGCGGCAGCGGGTGATCATCGCGATGGCGATGGCCCTGGAGCCGGAGGTCATGATCATGGACGAGCCGACCACGGCGCTCGACGTGGTGGTGCAGCGGGAGATCCTGCGGGAGATCACCCGGCTGCGCGACGAACTCGGCTTCGCGGTCATCTTCATCACCCACGACCTGCCGCTGCTGCTGGAGATCAGCGACCGGATCGCGGTGATGCGCAGCGGGGAGATCGTCGAGCTGGACGACGCCGCCGAGCTCTACACCAACCCGAAGCACGACTACACCAAGCAACTGCTGGCGTCCTTCCCCAGCCTCACCGGCGACCGTGGCTCGTTCGTCCGCGGCGCGATGGACGACCGGCTGCTGGCGCTGGACGCGGTGAAGGTGGGGGACGACAAGTGA
- a CDS encoding ABC transporter ATP-binding protein — protein MTKLEVRGLGKEYRLRHGWRAGTLRAVDDVSFALDHGKTIALVGQSGSGKSTVAKLLLQLERPTTGEILLDGQPVARRGSGLAAYRRTVQMVFQDPFASLNPYHTIGHHLARPIRLHHPGMSDADVRTRVLELLERVRLTPAGTVAKRRPHELSGGQRQRVAIARALAPEPGVLIADEPVSMLDVSIRLGVLNLLATLQREEDLGVLYITHDLATARHFSDEILVMYQGRIVERGPADDVILNPRHEYTRTLADAAPNPERRIGQLRQAG, from the coding sequence GTGACCAAGCTGGAAGTGCGCGGGCTGGGCAAGGAGTACCGGCTGCGGCACGGGTGGCGGGCCGGCACGCTGCGTGCCGTCGACGACGTGAGCTTCGCCCTCGACCACGGGAAGACGATCGCGCTGGTCGGCCAGAGCGGCAGCGGCAAGTCGACGGTCGCCAAGCTGCTGCTCCAGCTGGAACGGCCGACGACGGGCGAGATCCTGCTCGACGGGCAACCGGTGGCGCGGCGTGGGTCCGGGCTGGCCGCCTACCGGCGTACCGTGCAGATGGTCTTTCAGGATCCGTTCGCCAGCCTGAATCCCTATCACACGATCGGGCATCATCTGGCCCGGCCGATCCGGCTGCATCATCCGGGGATGAGCGACGCGGACGTCCGGACGCGGGTGCTCGAACTGCTCGAACGGGTGCGCCTGACGCCGGCCGGCACGGTGGCGAAACGACGCCCGCACGAGCTCTCCGGCGGCCAGCGGCAACGCGTCGCGATCGCCCGCGCCCTCGCACCGGAACCGGGGGTGCTGATCGCCGACGAGCCGGTGTCGATGCTCGACGTCTCCATCCGGCTCGGCGTGCTCAACCTGCTCGCCACCCTGCAACGCGAGGAGGACCTGGGCGTTCTCTACATCACCCACGACCTGGCCACCGCCCGGCACTTCTCCGACGAGATCCTGGTGATGTACCAGGGCCGGATCGTCGAGCGGGGACCGGCCGACGACGTGATCCTGAACCCGCGGCACGAGTACACCAGGACGCTCGCCGACGCGGCACCCAACCCGGAACGGCGGATCGGGCAGCTCCGGCAGGCCGGCTGA
- a CDS encoding alpha/beta fold hydrolase, with protein sequence MIAHPGLRFIDHTVTVPLDHRRPDGATIEVFAREVVAADRAGDDLPWLLYLQGGPGGKGPRPLRAEGWIGHAVRTHRVLLLDQRGTGRSTPVTARTVAGRSDRELAAYLRHFRVDSIVADAEILRAKLTGGAPWDTLGQSYGGFITLNYLASAPHALRTCYLTGGLPGLDVHADDVYAITYPLVAARNAEFYRAFPEDAAQVRRIADHLTEREVLLPDGDRLTAQRLRLLGNLFGGSTGYAQLHWILDEAWHGTELSDTFRHEVLRATAFVDVPIFALQEFTFGQGSRPTAWAADRALERHPEFAADADPLLFTGEMMYPWMFREIAALRPFAGAADILAAADDWPWLYDTARLAANEVPVFAAVYADDMYVPAELSLRTAGMIGNLSTWVTDEYQHDALRVAGDVVLGRLMAMAASGAPR encoded by the coding sequence GTGATCGCTCATCCGGGACTCCGTTTCATCGACCACACCGTCACCGTGCCTCTCGATCACCGGCGGCCGGACGGCGCGACCATCGAGGTGTTCGCCAGGGAGGTGGTCGCCGCCGACCGGGCCGGCGACGACCTGCCCTGGCTGCTCTACCTGCAGGGCGGGCCGGGCGGCAAGGGCCCCCGGCCGCTGCGCGCGGAGGGCTGGATCGGGCACGCGGTGCGCACGCATCGGGTGCTGCTGCTCGACCAGCGGGGCACCGGCCGGAGCACGCCGGTGACCGCTCGTACCGTCGCCGGCCGGTCCGACCGGGAGCTGGCTGCCTACCTGCGCCACTTCCGGGTCGACAGCATCGTCGCCGACGCGGAGATCCTGCGGGCGAAACTGACCGGCGGCGCCCCGTGGGACACCCTCGGCCAGAGCTACGGCGGGTTCATCACCCTGAACTACCTGGCGAGTGCCCCGCACGCGCTGCGGACCTGCTACCTGACCGGCGGCCTGCCGGGCCTGGACGTGCACGCCGACGACGTCTACGCGATCACCTATCCGCTGGTCGCGGCCCGCAACGCGGAGTTCTACCGGGCCTTCCCCGAGGACGCGGCACAGGTCCGGCGGATCGCCGACCACCTGACCGAGCGGGAGGTGCTGCTGCCCGACGGCGACCGGCTGACCGCCCAGCGGCTGCGGCTGCTCGGCAACCTGTTCGGCGGCAGCACCGGGTACGCCCAGCTGCACTGGATCCTCGACGAGGCGTGGCACGGGACCGAGCTCTCCGACACGTTCCGGCACGAGGTGCTGCGCGCGACCGCCTTCGTCGACGTGCCGATCTTCGCGCTGCAGGAGTTCACCTTCGGCCAGGGCTCGAGGCCGACCGCCTGGGCCGCCGACCGGGCGCTCGAGCGGCACCCGGAGTTCGCCGCGGACGCCGATCCGCTGCTGTTCACCGGCGAGATGATGTACCCCTGGATGTTCCGGGAGATCGCGGCGCTGCGCCCGTTCGCCGGGGCCGCCGACATCCTGGCCGCCGCCGACGACTGGCCGTGGCTCTACGACACGGCCCGGCTGGCGGCGAACGAGGTGCCGGTCTTCGCCGCTGTCTACGCCGACGACATGTATGTGCCGGCCGAGCTGTCGCTGCGCACCGCCGGCATGATCGGCAACCTGAGTACCTGGGTCACCGACGAGTACCAGCACGACGCGCTGCGGGTGGCCGGCGACGTAGTGCTCGGCCGGTTGATGGCGATGGCAGCCTCGGGTGCGCCGCGATGA
- a CDS encoding sulfotransferase family protein gives MDVIGVGLGRTGTLSLKAALERLGYGPCAHMLPLMADPDRCRLFSAAAAGDPGSLDKALDGFRSTVDWPGVYFWRRLVEQYPEAKVLLSVRDPQAWYASAERTIWAAANRPTPPGMEAFREMADATNFAGMFDGRFGDRDFAIEVYRRHNDEVRRVVPAERLLEFRVEQGWGPLCEFLGRPVPDEEFPRLNDTATFHARLHW, from the coding sequence GTGGATGTCATCGGTGTTGGACTCGGCCGGACCGGAACCCTCAGCCTCAAGGCCGCCCTGGAACGGCTCGGCTACGGGCCCTGCGCGCACATGCTCCCGCTGATGGCGGATCCGGACCGCTGCCGGCTGTTCAGCGCGGCGGCGGCCGGCGATCCGGGCAGCCTGGACAAGGCGCTGGACGGCTTCCGGTCCACGGTGGACTGGCCGGGCGTCTACTTCTGGCGGCGCCTGGTCGAGCAGTACCCGGAGGCCAAGGTGCTGCTGTCCGTCCGCGACCCGCAGGCCTGGTACGCCAGCGCGGAGCGCACCATCTGGGCGGCCGCGAACCGGCCCACCCCGCCGGGGATGGAGGCGTTCCGGGAGATGGCCGACGCCACCAACTTCGCCGGGATGTTCGACGGGCGGTTCGGAGACCGGGACTTCGCGATCGAGGTGTACCGGCGGCACAACGACGAGGTGCGACGGGTGGTGCCGGCCGAGCGGCTCCTGGAGTTCCGGGTGGAGCAGGGCTGGGGACCGCTCTGCGAGTTCCTCGGCCGGCCGGTGCCGGACGAGGAGTTCCCGCGGCTCAACGACACCGCCACGTTCCACGCCCGGCTGCACTGGTGA
- a CDS encoding nuclear transport factor 2 family protein gives MSALLPPFTAESAAAKVQAAEDAWNTRDPQRVALAYTEDSVWRNRDAFVTGRAAIVEFLTAKWERERDYALRKSLWAFTADRIAVRFQYECRDATGQWWRSYGNELWEFDERGLMRRREASIDDVPISEADRRIHGPRPAGDRTGIPLR, from the coding sequence ATGTCAGCACTTCTGCCCCCGTTCACCGCCGAGTCGGCCGCCGCGAAGGTCCAGGCCGCCGAGGACGCCTGGAACACCCGTGATCCGCAGCGCGTCGCCCTGGCCTACACCGAGGACTCGGTCTGGCGGAACCGCGACGCCTTCGTCACCGGCCGGGCCGCGATCGTCGAGTTCCTGACCGCAAAGTGGGAGCGCGAGCGGGACTACGCGCTGCGCAAGTCACTGTGGGCGTTCACCGCCGACCGCATCGCCGTCCGCTTCCAGTACGAGTGCCGCGACGCCACCGGCCAGTGGTGGCGCAGCTACGGCAACGAGCTGTGGGAGTTCGACGAGCGCGGCCTGATGCGCCGCCGCGAGGCCAGCATCGACGACGTCCCGATCAGCGAGGCCGACCGCCGGATCCACGGCCCCCGGCCGGCCGGCGACCGCACCGGGATCCCGCTGCGCTGA
- a CDS encoding TetR/AcrR family transcriptional regulator, translating to MVLEVNEARDRVLDAAEQLIYARGIRAVGMDDVRTGSGVALKRLYALYPSKDALVEAVLERRDGWWRGRLAAFVERVDDPAERLLAVFDWLGEWFAEPGFRGCAWINAFGEAGATSPAVAAQVERHKRAFAGQLAGWVAAAGRSPELAEQLFLLAEGAMVTAGIRGSAEPARVARGAAAALLAV from the coding sequence ATGGTTCTCGAAGTCAACGAGGCGCGCGACCGGGTGCTGGACGCCGCCGAGCAGCTGATCTACGCCCGTGGCATCCGGGCGGTCGGGATGGACGACGTCCGGACCGGTTCCGGGGTCGCCCTGAAACGGCTCTACGCGCTCTACCCGAGCAAGGACGCCCTGGTCGAGGCGGTCCTCGAGCGGCGGGACGGCTGGTGGCGGGGGCGGCTGGCGGCGTTCGTCGAGCGGGTCGACGATCCGGCGGAGCGGCTGCTGGCGGTCTTCGACTGGCTGGGCGAGTGGTTTGCCGAGCCGGGGTTCCGAGGGTGCGCGTGGATCAACGCGTTCGGCGAGGCGGGCGCCACCTCACCGGCCGTGGCCGCGCAGGTGGAGCGGCACAAGCGGGCCTTCGCCGGGCAACTGGCCGGGTGGGTGGCGGCGGCCGGCCGCTCGCCGGAACTCGCCGAGCAACTCTTCCTGCTGGCCGAGGGTGCGATGGTCACCGCCGGCATCCGGGGCAGTGCGGAACCGGCGCGCGTCGCGCGAGGAGCCGCCGCGGCGCTGCTCGCTGTTTGA
- a CDS encoding erythromycin esterase family protein — protein MMDAAKLLEMLPAKPRVLALGEPTHGEDVLLDVRNELFRPLVEQAGYRTIAIESDCLRGLIVDDYVTSGAGTLDDVMAHGFSHEFGRSPANRELVRWMRAYNEGRPEPERVRFAGFDGPLETVAADSPRQALTALHRHLAGVVGADLLPCTAETLDALLGDDDRWTEPAAMMDPARSVGRSPEAVRLRSLADDLAALLAATPAAGTELARLHARTATGLLRYHSWFADASPARLPWLLAVRASMMADNLLALAERGPMLVFAHNGHLQRPRSSMNLGGRPVGWWSAGAIAGARLGADYAVVATAVGTIRHRGVDTPPPDTVEGFLYGLPADRCLVDPRDLPVPSAPRESPWFGYAPLDPGHLTACDGIVFVKDLPEA, from the coding sequence ATGATGGATGCTGCCAAGCTGCTGGAAATGCTGCCGGCCAAGCCCAGGGTGCTCGCCCTGGGTGAGCCCACGCACGGCGAGGACGTGTTGCTCGACGTACGCAACGAGCTGTTCCGGCCCCTCGTCGAGCAGGCCGGGTACCGGACGATCGCGATCGAGAGCGACTGCCTGCGCGGTCTGATCGTCGACGACTACGTGACGTCCGGCGCCGGCACCCTCGACGACGTCATGGCCCACGGCTTCAGCCACGAGTTCGGCCGCTCGCCGGCGAACCGGGAACTGGTCCGCTGGATGCGGGCCTACAACGAGGGACGGCCCGAGCCGGAGCGGGTGCGGTTCGCCGGCTTCGACGGGCCGCTGGAGACGGTCGCCGCGGACAGCCCGCGGCAGGCGCTCACCGCGCTGCACCGGCACCTGGCCGGCGTGGTGGGCGCCGATCTGCTGCCGTGCACCGCGGAGACGCTCGACGCCCTGCTCGGCGACGACGACCGGTGGACCGAGCCGGCCGCGATGATGGACCCGGCGCGGTCGGTGGGCAGGTCACCGGAGGCGGTCCGGCTGCGGTCGCTCGCCGACGACCTGGCCGCGCTGCTCGCCGCGACGCCGGCGGCCGGCACCGAGCTCGCCCGTCTCCACGCGCGGACCGCCACCGGCCTGCTGCGTTACCACTCCTGGTTCGCCGACGCCTCGCCCGCCCGGCTGCCCTGGCTGCTAGCCGTGCGCGCCTCGATGATGGCCGACAACCTGCTCGCCCTCGCCGAGCGGGGGCCGATGCTCGTCTTCGCCCACAACGGACACCTGCAACGGCCCCGGAGCAGCATGAACCTGGGCGGCCGGCCGGTCGGCTGGTGGAGTGCCGGGGCGATCGCCGGCGCCCGGCTCGGTGCGGACTACGCGGTGGTGGCGACGGCGGTCGGCACCATCCGGCACCGCGGCGTGGACACCCCGCCCCCGGACACCGTCGAGGGCTTCCTGTACGGCCTTCCGGCGGACCGTTGCCTCGTCGACCCGCGCGATCTGCCGGTCCCGTCCGCACCCCGGGAGTCCCCGTGGTTCGGCTACGCCCCGCTCGACCCCGGCCACCTCACCGCCTGCGACGGCATCGTGTTCGTCAAGGACCTGCCCGAGGCGTGA
- a CDS encoding DUF3072 domain-containing protein codes for MADNRVKDPQDWTTGDEPATGAQESYLHTLATEAHEDVPDNLTKAEASERIDELQERTGRGK; via the coding sequence ATGGCTGACAACCGGGTGAAGGATCCGCAGGACTGGACGACCGGGGACGAGCCGGCGACCGGGGCGCAGGAGTCGTACCTGCACACCCTGGCCACCGAGGCGCACGAGGACGTCCCGGACAACCTGACCAAGGCGGAGGCCTCGGAGCGCATCGACGAGCTGCAGGAGAGGACCGGACGGGGCAAGTGA
- a CDS encoding FAD binding domain-containing protein, giving the protein MTQTFEYLAATDLDEVIAALADGGTSVLAGGQSLVLELAAAEAPPRRVVDINRVAGLDTLAEADGFLRVGPLVRHRTFESDTVGGPLGDLLRVVVRHIGHPPIRARGTMLGSLAYAHPAAEWPVVAVALDAELVLTGPAGCRTVPAASFFTGPFSTARRPEEFLAECRLPVLPAGTGIGYAEDRRTTIFPEAAAFAAVTVAGGRVVAASIGLVNAGPCPVRARAAERALVGSDFSDAAIAAAAATAAETDATGTARRPALRTLTRRALSQARERTVIRCE; this is encoded by the coding sequence ATGACCCAGACGTTCGAATACCTCGCCGCCACCGATCTCGACGAGGTGATCGCGGCGCTCGCCGACGGCGGCACCTCGGTGCTGGCCGGGGGACAGAGCCTGGTGCTCGAACTCGCCGCCGCGGAGGCGCCGCCCCGCCGGGTGGTCGACATCAACCGGGTGGCCGGGCTCGACACGCTGGCCGAGGCGGACGGCTTCCTGCGCGTCGGCCCGCTGGTCCGGCACCGGACGTTCGAGTCGGACACGGTCGGCGGCCCGCTCGGCGACCTGCTGCGCGTGGTGGTGCGGCACATCGGCCATCCGCCGATCCGGGCTCGCGGCACGATGCTGGGAAGTCTGGCGTACGCCCACCCGGCCGCCGAGTGGCCGGTGGTGGCCGTGGCGCTCGACGCCGAGCTGGTGCTCACCGGGCCGGCCGGGTGCCGGACCGTGCCGGCCGCGAGTTTCTTCACCGGTCCGTTCAGCACCGCGCGCCGCCCGGAGGAATTCCTCGCCGAGTGCCGCCTGCCGGTGCTGCCGGCCGGGACCGGGATCGGCTACGCCGAGGACCGGCGCACCACGATCTTCCCGGAGGCCGCCGCGTTCGCCGCGGTGACGGTAGCCGGCGGCCGGGTCGTCGCCGCCTCGATCGGCCTGGTCAACGCCGGGCCGTGCCCGGTGCGCGCCCGGGCCGCCGAGCGAGCGCTCGTCGGCTCGGACTTCTCGGACGCGGCCATCGCCGCCGCGGCGGCGACCGCCGCCGAGACCGATGCCACCGGCACCGCGCGGCGGCCGGCCCTGCGGACGCTGACCCGCAGGGCACTCTCTCAGGCCCGGGAACGGACGGTGATCAGGTGCGAGTGA
- a CDS encoding 2Fe-2S iron-sulfur cluster-binding protein, with protein MRVTLVVNGIRRELDVEPHRSLAAALRERGGPAGPGCADGTCGRCEAVVDGEAIRTCLILAVQCHGARVGTATAGEAAA; from the coding sequence GTGCGAGTGACGCTCGTGGTGAACGGCATCCGCCGCGAACTCGACGTCGAACCGCATCGCAGCCTCGCGGCGGCGCTGCGGGAGCGAGGCGGTCCGGCCGGGCCCGGCTGCGCGGACGGTACCTGCGGCCGGTGCGAGGCGGTGGTCGACGGCGAGGCGATCCGTACCTGCCTGATCCTGGCGGTGCAGTGCCACGGCGCGCGCGTGGGCACCGCCACGGCCGGAGAGGCGGCGGCCTGA
- a CDS encoding ROK family transcriptional regulator, whose protein sequence is MREAVGAPAPAGRPGRGRRPGARESILDAIRASEPLSRVELARMTGLTEAAVSMTVRRLLEEGLVVETGRTPTGGKPRTLLRLDPAARLAVGVHLDEDATTYVLTGQTGGVISRLARPAPLGDDRESVLSALAADIDVLLAGSGVDPARCLGVGIVWPGPHSGGLPSDDVLPHLRGLRGDDLGRRLATATGWPVLVENDATAAAVGEYWVARVGPDRAFAALYMGGGIGAGIVVEGRAMRGSHASAGEFGHLCLEVFGPECWCGSRGCLEVLAGPRTVVTAARADRVAAAEAGLDPDQPIRSVTTDFGAVARAARAGAPHCRSLLESSARYVAAAAESMVNLLDIDLVVLTGPGFAAASAIYGPAIMRRLATADDRTWHRGVTVTVSLAAATASATGAAALVLQSHLRA, encoded by the coding sequence GTGAGAGAAGCAGTCGGCGCACCCGCGCCGGCCGGGCGCCCGGGCCGGGGCCGTCGTCCCGGCGCCCGGGAGAGCATCCTCGACGCCATCCGCGCCTCCGAGCCGCTGAGCCGCGTCGAGCTGGCCCGGATGACCGGGCTCACCGAGGCCGCCGTCTCCATGACGGTCCGCCGCCTGCTGGAGGAGGGCCTGGTCGTGGAGACCGGGCGCACCCCGACCGGCGGCAAGCCGCGCACCCTGCTGCGCCTCGACCCGGCCGCGCGGCTGGCGGTCGGGGTGCACCTGGACGAGGACGCCACGACGTACGTGCTGACCGGCCAGACCGGCGGTGTCATCTCCCGGCTGGCCCGGCCGGCCCCGCTCGGCGACGACCGGGAGTCGGTGCTGAGCGCCCTCGCCGCCGACATCGACGTGCTGCTCGCCGGCTCCGGCGTCGACCCGGCCCGCTGCCTCGGCGTCGGCATCGTCTGGCCCGGCCCGCACAGCGGCGGCCTGCCCTCCGACGACGTGCTGCCGCACCTGCGCGGCCTGCGCGGCGACGACCTGGGCCGGCGGCTCGCCACCGCGACCGGCTGGCCGGTGCTGGTGGAGAACGACGCGACAGCCGCCGCCGTCGGCGAGTACTGGGTGGCCCGGGTCGGGCCGGACCGGGCGTTCGCGGCGCTCTACATGGGCGGCGGGATCGGCGCCGGGATCGTGGTGGAGGGCCGGGCGATGCGCGGCAGCCACGCCAGCGCCGGCGAGTTCGGGCACCTGTGCCTGGAGGTGTTCGGCCCGGAGTGCTGGTGCGGCAGTCGCGGCTGCCTGGAGGTGCTGGCCGGCCCGCGCACGGTGGTGACGGCGGCCCGCGCCGACCGGGTCGCCGCGGCCGAGGCCGGTCTCGACCCGGACCAGCCGATCCGCAGCGTGACCACCGACTTCGGGGCGGTCGCCCGGGCCGCCCGGGCCGGTGCCCCGCACTGCCGGTCGCTGCTGGAGTCGTCCGCGCGCTACGTGGCGGCGGCCGCCGAGTCGATGGTCAACCTGCTCGACATCGACCTGGTGGTGCTGACCGGGCCGGGGTTCGCGGCGGCGTCGGCGATCTACGGCCCGGCGATCATGCGGCGGCTCGCCACCGCCGACGACCGCACCTGGCACCGCGGCGTGACGGTCACCGTCTCGCTGGCCGCCGCCACCGCGTCCGCGACCGGCGCGGCGGCCCTGGTCCTCCAGTCCCACCTGCGCGCCTGA